A part of Crassostrea angulata isolate pt1a10 chromosome 5, ASM2561291v2, whole genome shotgun sequence genomic DNA contains:
- the LOC128185060 gene encoding uncharacterized protein LOC128185060, translated as MKYLWIILTMWTAYYGRIDICLADDTCEGKFKNCCDGFMFDFQTNKCIACKIGFYDVNCSKTCPNGTFGKDCQSVCRCYPCHHADGCTEEIVTDTPRAEYRKEMVTHFKKMISSYQTSSTTKMHRVSKSQLNSTEKKNKEEPEAPTLHHGLYVIVSTNTLLTLPITVAVILYICRKRKSRKTKQDTVEEIYYHANPDTCYNDLNEIRTVTKACEYDALPVDSEDFGDDRLCLDFLDDVQRKTRANSYVPVRERKPKENDERNNERDHYTKVKKNFSRTEVKGNMTRQNETTESLDSQTSVNTTTSGAECQYVVPLTPTAAGPGISFKSSDNTYLSVPMEDAETISNSSVVYTELI; from the exons AAAGTTTAAGAACTGCTGTGATGGTTTTATGTTCGATTTCCAGACGAACAAATGCATTG CGTGTAAAATAGGATTTTATGACGTGAACTGCTCGAAGACGTGTCCTAATGGTACATTTGGCAAGGACTGCCAGTCTGTATGCAGGTGCTACCCATGTCACCACGCCGACGGATGTACAGAAG AGATAGTAACAGATACCCCCCGTGCTGAATACAGAAAGGAAATGGTGacacattttaagaaaatgatcAGTTCTTACCAAACATCTTCCACAACTAAAATGCATAGGGTCTCAAAAAGTCAGCTGAATTCTacagaaaaaaagaacaaagaaGAACCAGAAGCCCCAACACTTCATCATGGATTGTACGTGATTGTCAGTACCAACACGCTACTTACCTTACCAATCACAGTGGCTGTTATATTATACATCTGTCGAAAAAGAAAAAGCAGGAAAACTAAACAAGACACTGTGGAAGAAATTTACTATCACGCTAATCCAGACACCTGCTACAACGATCTGAATGAGATCCGCACTGTGACCAAGGCCTGCGAGTACGATGCTTTACCGGTTGATTCGGAAGATTTCGGAGATGACCGTTTGTGTCTAGATTTTCTAGACGATGTTCAGCGAAAGACCCGAGCAAACAGTTATGTTCCTGTCCGCGAGAGGAAGCCTAAAGAGAACGATGAAAGGAATAACGAAAGGGATCACTATACCAAAGTCAAGAAAAACTTTTCCCGCACAGAAGTTAAAGGTAACATGACAAGACAAAACGAAACAACAGAATCGCTGGATAGCCAAACCTCAGTAAACACGACTACATCCGGCGCCGAGTGTCAGTATGTTGTACCTCTGACCCCTACAGCTGCTGGACCTGGAATAAGCTTTAAATCGTCAGATAATACATACCTTAGTGTTCCCATGGAGGATGCAGAAACAATTAGCAATAGCAGTGTTGTATATACAGAGTTAATTTAA